A single window of Pseudarthrobacter psychrotolerans DNA harbors:
- a CDS encoding Rid family hydrolase, whose translation MSKTAIVIPNAPAPAGPYSQGIVANGFLYTAGFGPQDPATGEVPEGVAAQTRQVLRNLEAVLTEAGATFADVVKVTAHLQHLKRDFDEYNKAYVEFFPAPFPVRTTVGSDLYDILVEIDVVAVLPQ comes from the coding sequence ATGTCCAAGACAGCCATCGTCATTCCGAACGCCCCGGCACCTGCCGGCCCTTACAGCCAAGGCATCGTCGCCAACGGCTTCCTGTACACGGCCGGTTTCGGGCCGCAGGACCCTGCCACCGGCGAGGTCCCCGAAGGCGTCGCCGCCCAGACCCGCCAGGTACTGCGCAACCTCGAGGCCGTTCTCACCGAGGCGGGTGCCACCTTCGCCGACGTCGTCAAGGTCACCGCGCACCTGCAGCACCTCAAGAGGGACTTTGACGAATACAACAAGGCCTACGTGGAATTTTTTCCCGCCCCGTTCCCGGTCCGCACCACCGTCGGCTCTGACCTGTACGACATACTCGTAGAGATCGACGTCGTGGCGGTCCTTCCGCAGTAG
- a CDS encoding ImmA/IrrE family metallo-endopeptidase, with protein sequence MTQNYMRELARDERGSLGVGDYEALDPYALCEEHGVHVYTVESLRSFGASSRAVLHFTSVSTATWSAALVPIGSARIIIENETHVPARRRSSIAHELGHFLLEHEFSGVLLGEDHKRQFDPAMEKQATYLSGELLVPEIAARRAAYKGWDNEKVAQVFNVSTQFAQMQMKGPRVMAARAAKKYAAARVGD encoded by the coding sequence GTGACACAGAACTATATGCGGGAGCTGGCAAGGGACGAACGCGGCAGCTTGGGAGTTGGCGATTACGAAGCCCTCGACCCTTACGCGCTGTGCGAAGAGCATGGGGTTCACGTATATACGGTCGAGTCCCTGCGGTCGTTTGGAGCATCCTCACGGGCGGTCCTGCATTTCACCTCAGTGAGCACCGCAACCTGGTCCGCAGCCCTTGTGCCGATCGGATCGGCCCGGATCATCATAGAAAACGAAACACATGTTCCTGCGCGACGGCGCTCCAGCATCGCTCATGAACTCGGCCATTTTCTCCTGGAGCACGAATTTAGCGGGGTGCTGCTGGGAGAGGATCACAAACGCCAGTTCGATCCGGCGATGGAAAAACAGGCCACCTACCTCTCCGGAGAGCTCCTCGTTCCGGAAATTGCTGCACGACGAGCTGCGTACAAAGGCTGGGACAACGAAAAGGTCGCCCAAGTTTTCAACGTCAGCACCCAGTTTGCCCAGATGCAAATGAAAGGGCCGCGCGTCATGGCGGCCCGCGCGGCAAAGAAGTACGCTGCGGCACGAGTCGGTGACTAA
- a CDS encoding RES domain-containing protein: protein MIPRICGTTGLALVPGPVSGHRIATVTYGALNPEKRQDGEPRDDWSRWDTPGRTIYIADTLETAFRECLAWARMKPSHKKKLGKLAALWGITPEEVMKEIQADFDRLGHMQPGHLPFSWRDERLKHVIDVPENAGMWVDMEDQATLDALSLGPAADIKPFTGLEAVDRAAAFSNDRNVTTRIAEWLRGVTLDDGSELAGVRFKSRVGNGICWAYWMRRTDLGLTEVAEAASGEEISPRESALATVTEAWEIRVW, encoded by the coding sequence TTGATCCCCCGTATTTGCGGAACAACCGGCCTGGCATTGGTCCCTGGCCCGGTTTCCGGACACAGGATTGCTACCGTAACCTACGGGGCGCTCAATCCTGAGAAGCGCCAAGACGGGGAGCCGCGGGATGATTGGAGCCGCTGGGACACCCCTGGTCGCACCATCTACATCGCGGACACACTTGAAACCGCATTTAGGGAGTGCCTGGCTTGGGCCCGGATGAAGCCGAGCCATAAGAAAAAGCTTGGAAAACTGGCCGCACTGTGGGGTATCACCCCAGAGGAAGTGATGAAGGAGATTCAGGCCGACTTTGACCGTCTCGGTCATATGCAGCCTGGTCATCTTCCCTTTTCCTGGCGAGACGAGCGCCTGAAACACGTGATCGACGTCCCAGAGAATGCGGGAATGTGGGTGGATATGGAAGATCAGGCCACTCTCGACGCGTTGTCACTGGGTCCTGCGGCCGATATCAAGCCCTTCACGGGACTGGAGGCCGTCGACAGGGCAGCCGCATTCTCGAACGACCGCAATGTCACCACGCGCATTGCTGAGTGGCTGCGTGGCGTCACTTTGGATGACGGCAGTGAACTGGCGGGTGTGAGATTTAAGTCCAGGGTAGGCAACGGGATCTGCTGGGCCTACTGGATGCGACGAACTGATCTTGGTTTGACGGAGGTTGCCGAGGCAGCCTCCGGGGAGGAAATCTCTCCCAGGGAATCTGCGCTGGCCACCGTCACGGAGGCATGGGAAATCCGCGTTTGGTAG
- a CDS encoding multiubiquitin domain-containing protein, translating to MAQEKQDNGHATEIYVNTRPHTWNENKISYSELLALAFPGEQVGEQDTVTIRYSRGNNGNGAGSLTNGHDVSVKKGMVFDVVRTSRS from the coding sequence ATGGCTCAGGAGAAGCAGGACAACGGCCACGCAACGGAGATCTACGTCAATACCCGCCCGCACACCTGGAACGAGAACAAAATCTCGTACTCAGAGCTCTTGGCCCTCGCCTTCCCTGGCGAACAAGTAGGCGAGCAGGACACCGTCACCATCCGCTACAGCCGTGGAAACAATGGCAACGGAGCCGGTTCGCTCACCAACGGCCACGATGTCAGCGTGAAGAAGGGAATGGTCTTCGATGTCGTCCGCACGTCTCGTTCGTGA
- a CDS encoding aminotransferase class V-fold PLP-dependent enzyme, whose product MSFYSDLGLKPVINAATTFTALGGSLMPEEVLEAMRDAAGSFVDMHDLHLAAGKRLAELTRNDAAYATSGCAAALVLALLGIRSKGDPRVLREFPGRDLAPSEVIMHAAHRIPYDAAIAMSGVTIRQIGNIQQTFDWELEAAITEKTAAVLYVAGSHLPQVALPLSEVVRIAKSRGVPVIVDAAAQLPPMENLWHFTREAGADVAVFSGGKALRGPQASGLMVGNAEIIEAARQNGAPFQRWARAMKAGKEEVAGLVAAVERFINLDHAALHGQWLATVDAWREGLRGLDGVSPHAELLNEAGQPVPRLYVGMTDSGRAARALAELEGASPRVAVLPDLRNGTAHGFWIGPDLLQDGEAQIVQDAVRSAITN is encoded by the coding sequence ATGAGCTTCTATTCCGACCTGGGGCTAAAGCCCGTCATAAACGCCGCCACCACCTTCACCGCCCTCGGCGGCTCCCTGATGCCGGAGGAGGTCCTGGAAGCCATGCGGGACGCGGCAGGCTCTTTTGTCGATATGCATGACCTGCACCTGGCCGCCGGCAAACGACTCGCCGAGCTGACCCGCAACGACGCCGCATATGCCACCTCCGGCTGCGCTGCCGCCCTGGTCCTGGCCCTGCTGGGCATCCGCAGCAAAGGCGATCCCCGCGTCCTACGGGAGTTCCCCGGGCGGGACCTGGCACCGAGCGAAGTGATCATGCACGCAGCGCACCGCATTCCCTATGACGCGGCCATCGCGATGTCCGGTGTCACCATCCGCCAGATCGGAAACATCCAGCAGACTTTTGACTGGGAGCTCGAAGCTGCAATCACGGAGAAAACGGCCGCGGTACTCTACGTGGCAGGATCCCACTTGCCGCAGGTTGCCCTGCCGCTGTCCGAAGTGGTCCGCATCGCGAAGTCCCGCGGAGTGCCGGTCATTGTCGACGCAGCCGCGCAGCTGCCTCCGATGGAGAACCTTTGGCACTTCACCCGGGAGGCGGGCGCCGATGTGGCCGTGTTCTCCGGCGGCAAAGCGCTGCGCGGCCCGCAGGCCAGCGGACTCATGGTCGGAAACGCGGAAATCATCGAGGCGGCGCGCCAAAACGGAGCACCCTTCCAGCGCTGGGCCCGGGCGATGAAAGCGGGAAAGGAGGAGGTCGCAGGACTTGTTGCCGCCGTCGAACGCTTCATCAACCTTGACCATGCCGCCCTGCACGGGCAGTGGCTGGCGACCGTGGATGCCTGGCGCGAGGGACTGAGGGGGCTCGACGGCGTGTCCCCGCACGCCGAATTGCTCAACGAGGCGGGCCAGCCGGTCCCCCGGCTCTATGTCGGTATGACGGACAGCGGCCGTGCCGCCCGGGCCCTGGCCGAGCTTGAGGGAGCATCCCCGCGGGTGGCCGTCCTTCCCGATCTGCGCAACGGCACGGCCCACGGGTTCTGGATCGGCCCCGACCTGCTCCAGGACGGCGAAGCGCAGATCGTCCAGGACGCCGTCCGCTCGGCAATCACGAACTGA
- a CDS encoding GNAT family N-acetyltransferase, producing MDEAILERLEGGSGIFVAEVDGKLAGFAMTSDPGQATHNGPAVRALELAAEDEPTLRRFLYGPAAVSPAFQGQGILSGLLVDLSLRLQEQFDQGVAFVDHANERSLAVHRHFGMSALSSFELNGSLYTAFIFHPELFTDRLA from the coding sequence ATGGATGAAGCGATCCTTGAACGGCTCGAGGGCGGCTCAGGGATATTCGTTGCAGAAGTCGACGGAAAACTGGCGGGGTTCGCCATGACCTCCGATCCGGGACAGGCCACCCATAACGGCCCCGCAGTTCGGGCACTTGAGCTCGCGGCCGAGGATGAGCCCACGCTGCGCCGCTTTCTATATGGCCCTGCGGCAGTCTCCCCCGCCTTCCAGGGTCAGGGCATCCTCAGCGGTCTACTCGTGGACCTCAGTCTCCGATTGCAAGAACAATTTGATCAAGGCGTGGCGTTCGTTGACCACGCCAATGAGAGGTCTCTGGCGGTGCATCGCCATTTCGGCATGTCAGCACTGTCTTCCTTTGAGCTCAATGGCAGCTTGTATACCGCGTTCATTTTTCACCCCGAACTGTTCACCGATCGCCTGGCATAG
- a CDS encoding ThiF family adenylyltransferase, which yields MSSARLVRDPDLNRLLDDGYDVVVEEGHLIIRQLPFVNEAKEISYGFLTYPVTVTGDRVVSGTDHRIWFGGGTPSDEHGDRLPMATPEIHVISGGRQAGYMLSSKPGPTGYPDEYAKVTSYAQMVSHPAQALNPSVTLTPGAAWQEVGSDNPFNYLDTASSRAGLTALNSCFENQVIAIVGLGGTGSYILDQIAKTPVKKILLIDGDTFENHNAFRAPGAPTLQTLRTRPMKVQYFADIYSQMHRGVTPVPLFLDAETTHVLDEATFVFVATDDAVTKQEITAYLEKRDTPFIDVGMGIEEVDGRLTGLLRVTTSLPGQRDHVHQMNRIPGPAPERDDYARNIQIADLNALNAQMAIMRWKRHLGFYADLTNEGFTTFAVAVNEITNEDIR from the coding sequence ATGTCGTCCGCACGTCTCGTTCGTGACCCTGACCTCAACCGCCTCCTCGACGACGGGTACGACGTCGTTGTCGAGGAGGGGCACCTCATAATCCGGCAGCTGCCGTTCGTGAACGAGGCAAAAGAAATCAGCTACGGATTTCTGACGTACCCCGTCACCGTTACCGGGGACCGCGTCGTCTCAGGTACCGACCATAGGATCTGGTTTGGTGGCGGGACCCCGAGCGATGAACACGGAGACAGACTGCCGATGGCCACCCCGGAAATTCACGTCATTTCCGGCGGCCGCCAGGCGGGCTACATGCTCTCAAGCAAGCCCGGCCCCACGGGCTATCCGGACGAATACGCAAAGGTCACTTCCTACGCCCAAATGGTCTCGCACCCGGCCCAGGCACTAAACCCTTCAGTAACTCTGACGCCAGGAGCAGCATGGCAAGAGGTAGGAAGTGACAACCCCTTCAATTACTTGGACACTGCGTCATCAAGAGCTGGCCTAACGGCACTGAATTCATGTTTTGAAAACCAGGTCATCGCAATCGTGGGCCTGGGAGGAACCGGAAGCTACATTCTCGATCAGATAGCCAAAACCCCGGTGAAGAAAATCCTCCTCATCGACGGAGACACCTTCGAGAACCACAATGCCTTCCGCGCTCCCGGTGCACCGACCCTCCAGACGCTACGAACAAGACCCATGAAGGTTCAGTACTTCGCCGACATCTATTCCCAGATGCACAGGGGCGTTACCCCTGTCCCACTGTTCCTGGACGCAGAAACAACCCATGTCCTGGACGAAGCCACGTTCGTGTTCGTAGCAACGGACGATGCTGTCACAAAGCAGGAAATCACTGCCTATCTGGAAAAACGCGACACTCCCTTCATTGATGTTGGTATGGGCATCGAAGAAGTGGATGGAAGACTTACTGGGCTACTCCGCGTTACGACCAGCCTTCCCGGCCAGCGAGATCACGTCCACCAGATGAACCGCATCCCAGGGCCGGCCCCAGAACGGGATGACTACGCGCGCAACATCCAGATCGCTGATCTGAACGCTCTCAACGCTCAGATGGCCATCATGCGCTGGAAGCGGCACCTGGGTTTCTACGCCGACCTCACCAATGAAGGCTTCACGACCTTCGCGGTCGCCGTCAACGAAATCACCAACGAGGACATCCGATGA
- a CDS encoding phosphotransferase codes for MCHNDLAPWNLLTGDRWVFIDWDAAGPSTRLWDLAYAAQSFGMLFEGQPVDSAARACLLIGCSR; via the coding sequence ATGTGCCACAACGATCTCGCGCCTTGGAATCTCCTCACGGGAGATCGGTGGGTCTTCATCGATTGGGATGCTGCCGGGCCGAGCACCCGGTTGTGGGATCTGGCATACGCCGCGCAGTCATTCGGAATGCTCTTCGAAGGGCAGCCAGTGGACTCCGCTGCTAGGGCGTGTCTCCTAATAGGGTGCTCCAGATGA
- a CDS encoding IS5 family transposase → MPDSSGKPGRPFNDHRLMTEGIIYRYRTGIPWRDLPAHFGSWKTVWKHHRRNSASGTWDKVLAALLTRADAQGLINWEVSVDSTVNRAHQHGTNLPRHTGDLSNYMNLFDEPDDHAIGRSRGGLTTKIHALVDGNMRPLVLLLGPGQGGDSPMFENLMEALKVEREGPGRPRTRPDRAMADKAYSSKAIRAYLRGRGIECVIPEKDDQKANRKRKGSSGGRPVIYDKGAYKRRNVVERSFNTLKQWRSLATRYDKLALTYRSATVLRAVVIWSTLLGDTP, encoded by the coding sequence ATGCCTGATTCCTCGGGGAAGCCGGGTCGGCCCTTCAATGACCACCGGTTGATGACCGAGGGCATCATCTATCGCTACCGGACGGGAATTCCATGGCGTGATCTCCCTGCCCATTTCGGGTCATGGAAGACCGTGTGGAAGCACCACCGCCGCAACAGCGCCAGCGGGACCTGGGACAAGGTTCTGGCTGCGTTGTTGACCCGTGCCGATGCGCAAGGGCTGATCAACTGGGAGGTGTCGGTGGACTCCACGGTCAACCGCGCCCATCAACACGGCACGAACCTTCCCCGCCACACAGGGGACCTCTCGAATTACATGAATCTGTTTGATGAGCCTGATGACCACGCCATCGGCCGCTCCCGCGGCGGGCTGACCACCAAGATCCACGCTCTGGTTGACGGCAATATGCGCCCCTTGGTCCTTCTCCTGGGCCCCGGCCAGGGCGGGGACTCGCCCATGTTTGAAAATCTCATGGAGGCCCTCAAGGTCGAGCGGGAAGGTCCCGGAAGGCCCCGCACTCGACCGGACCGGGCCATGGCCGACAAGGCCTACTCATCCAAAGCAATCCGGGCCTACCTGCGCGGGCGTGGCATTGAATGCGTCATCCCCGAAAAGGACGATCAGAAAGCCAACCGCAAACGCAAGGGCTCCTCCGGCGGACGCCCCGTCATCTACGACAAGGGCGCCTACAAACGGCGCAACGTCGTCGAGCGCAGCTTCAACACCCTAAAGCAATGGCGATCCCTGGCCACCCGCTACGACAAACTGGCCCTCACCTACCGGTCAGCGACCGTTCTGCGCGCCGTCGTCATCTGGAGCACCCTATTAGGAGACACGCCCTAG
- a CDS encoding helix-turn-helix domain-containing protein, whose amino-acid sequence MDHAPGVDVKVLYAALDAARNEQSLSWRQLAKELEVSPSTLSRIANGLKPDLSAFARMTTWLRMPAESFYVGTNQETAEEPELVAALAPLLRARRDLKEEDVVYLEQLIGAAAHRFRTEAAARG is encoded by the coding sequence GTGGACCATGCACCTGGAGTAGACGTCAAGGTCTTATATGCCGCCCTCGATGCGGCTCGAAACGAGCAGTCGCTGTCATGGAGACAACTCGCCAAGGAACTGGAAGTAAGCCCATCGACGCTGTCCCGTATTGCGAATGGGCTGAAACCTGATCTGTCTGCCTTTGCCAGGATGACGACGTGGCTAAGGATGCCGGCGGAGAGTTTTTATGTTGGCACCAACCAAGAGACCGCAGAAGAGCCCGAGCTTGTAGCTGCCCTTGCCCCGCTCCTCAGAGCAAGACGTGATCTCAAAGAGGAAGACGTCGTCTATCTCGAGCAACTCATCGGTGCGGCGGCGCACCGATTCCGAACTGAGGCTGCAGCTAGAGGCTAA
- a CDS encoding LysR substrate-binding domain-containing protein: protein MATHLAGANLMLPQAITRLKAERPKVRVVVREGLPDRLTAELASGEVDLIVGRRGQVAPDIPVRQLELYAEPFRIVCRRGHPALMLENPALAELQEFPWILPGIQTSLRGELAELFRREGAGLPEQQIECTLPLTVRTIVEETDYLAVLPQTLARTEPQLALLSTPLTGVSQTIVATYASGYSPSPSTALMLQHLRAAGARMGTEQSTEPVK from the coding sequence GTGGCAACGCATCTGGCAGGTGCCAACCTGATGCTCCCGCAGGCCATTACAAGGCTCAAGGCCGAACGGCCGAAGGTCAGAGTGGTGGTGCGGGAAGGGTTGCCGGACAGGCTTACCGCAGAACTTGCATCGGGAGAAGTGGATCTCATTGTGGGCCGTAGAGGGCAGGTCGCACCCGACATCCCTGTCCGGCAACTGGAGTTGTATGCCGAGCCATTCCGGATTGTGTGCCGCCGCGGCCACCCCGCATTGATGCTGGAGAATCCTGCGTTGGCAGAACTGCAGGAGTTCCCCTGGATCCTGCCGGGCATCCAAACATCGCTGCGGGGAGAACTCGCAGAACTCTTCCGCCGTGAAGGTGCAGGCCTGCCAGAACAACAGATCGAGTGCACCCTCCCCCTCACAGTGCGGACAATCGTTGAGGAAACTGACTACTTGGCTGTACTGCCGCAGACACTGGCCAGGACGGAGCCCCAGCTCGCCCTGCTCTCCACCCCGCTTACGGGCGTCAGCCAGACCATCGTGGCCACTTATGCGAGCGGATACTCTCCTAGCCCCAGCACAGCCCTGATGCTGCAGCACCTCCGGGCAGCAGGGGCCCGGATGGGGACCGAGCAGTCCACCGAGCCTGTGAAATAA